A DNA window from Amphiprion ocellaris isolate individual 3 ecotype Okinawa chromosome 8, ASM2253959v1, whole genome shotgun sequence contains the following coding sequences:
- the abhd6b gene encoding monoacylglycerol lipase ABHD6b isoform X1, with product MAADLDVMNLFIIAGGTLAIPILAFLASFLLWPSALIKVYYWYWRRTLGLQVRYADCGGYRFCYSYRGKPGLRPSILMLHGFSAHKDMWLTVVKYLPKHLHIVCVDMPGHEGTTRTNTEDYSIQGQVTRIHQFVETIRLNRKQFHLVGTSMGGNVAGVYAACYPSEICSMTLICPDGIRHPCETKFDNHLQDLEHSNYTLNIPLIPTTPEEMEDMFRLCSHVRFKIPQQILQGLVDVRQPHNTFYQEVFMEIVGENSRYALQDHLHLITAPLQVIWGKQDQVVDVSGATVIAEMLPGCRVDLLENCGHSVVMERPCRTAKLILEFIILQQNARSGTKKSS from the exons ATGGCAGCTGATCTCGATGTGATGAATCTGTTCATCATTGCTGGGGGAACACTGGCTATTCCCATCTTGGCCTTTCTGGCTTCCTTCCTTCTCTGGCCCTCTGCGCTCATTAAAGTCTATTACTG GTACTGGAGGAGGACTCTGGGCCTGCAGGTTCGCTACGCAGACTGTGGAGGTTATCGCTTCTGCTACTCATACAGAGGGAAGCCTGGGTTGAGACCTTCCATCTTAATGCTGCACGGCTTCTCTGCTCACAAAGACATGTGGCTCACTGTTGTCAAG TATCTCCCTAAACATCTgcacattgtgtgtgtggacatgCCTGGCCATGAGGGGACGACTCGCACCAACACAGAGGATTATTCCATTCAGGGACAGGTCACGAGGATCCATCAG TTTGTGGAAACAATTCgtctaaacaggaaacagtttcATCTGGTTGGAACCTCGATGGGTGGAAACGTAGCCGGAGTATACGCTGCCTGTTACCCCTCAGAAATCTGCAGTATGACTCTCATTTGTCCAGACG GTATAAGACATCCATGTGAGACCAAATTTGACAATCATCTGCAGGATCTGGAGCACAGCAATTACACACTGAACATCCCGCTGATTCCCACGACACCCGAAGAGATGGAGGACATGTTCAGACTGTGTTCCCACGTTCGCTTTAAAATTCCTCAGCAG ATTCTTCAAGGATTGGTAGATGTCCGGCAGCCTCACAACACATTTTACCAAGAGG tatttatgGAGATTGTTGGTGAAAATTCAAGATACGCCTTACAGGATCACCTGCATCTGATAACTGCACCTTTACAAGTGATATGGGGCAAACAAGACCAG GTGGTGGACGTCTCTGGAGCTACAGTCATTGCAGAGATGCTGCCTGGATGCAGGGTGGACCTGTTGGAGAACTGCGGCCACTCTGTGGTGATGGAGAGGCCTTGTCGGACAGCCAAACTCATCCTGGAGTTCATCATCCTGCAGCAGAATGCCAGAAGTGGCACAAAGAAATCTTCCTGA
- the abhd6b gene encoding monoacylglycerol lipase ABHD6b isoform X2, with protein sequence MAADLDVMNLFIIAGGTLAIPILAFLASFLLWPSALIKVYYWYWRRTLGLQVRYADCGGYRFCYSYRGKPGLRPSILMLHGFSAHKDMWLTVVKYLPKHLHIVCVDMPGHEGTTRTNTEDYSIQGQVTRIHQFVETIRLNRKQFHLVGTSMGGNVAGVYAACYPSEICSMTLICPDGIRHPCETKFDNHLQDLEHSNYTLNIPLIPTTPEEMEDMFRLCSHVRFKIPQQILQGLVDVRQPHNTFYQEVFMEIVGENSRYALQDHLHLITAPLQVIWGKQDQDFQSPSKMK encoded by the exons ATGGCAGCTGATCTCGATGTGATGAATCTGTTCATCATTGCTGGGGGAACACTGGCTATTCCCATCTTGGCCTTTCTGGCTTCCTTCCTTCTCTGGCCCTCTGCGCTCATTAAAGTCTATTACTG GTACTGGAGGAGGACTCTGGGCCTGCAGGTTCGCTACGCAGACTGTGGAGGTTATCGCTTCTGCTACTCATACAGAGGGAAGCCTGGGTTGAGACCTTCCATCTTAATGCTGCACGGCTTCTCTGCTCACAAAGACATGTGGCTCACTGTTGTCAAG TATCTCCCTAAACATCTgcacattgtgtgtgtggacatgCCTGGCCATGAGGGGACGACTCGCACCAACACAGAGGATTATTCCATTCAGGGACAGGTCACGAGGATCCATCAG TTTGTGGAAACAATTCgtctaaacaggaaacagtttcATCTGGTTGGAACCTCGATGGGTGGAAACGTAGCCGGAGTATACGCTGCCTGTTACCCCTCAGAAATCTGCAGTATGACTCTCATTTGTCCAGACG GTATAAGACATCCATGTGAGACCAAATTTGACAATCATCTGCAGGATCTGGAGCACAGCAATTACACACTGAACATCCCGCTGATTCCCACGACACCCGAAGAGATGGAGGACATGTTCAGACTGTGTTCCCACGTTCGCTTTAAAATTCCTCAGCAG ATTCTTCAAGGATTGGTAGATGTCCGGCAGCCTCACAACACATTTTACCAAGAGG tatttatgGAGATTGTTGGTGAAAATTCAAGATACGCCTTACAGGATCACCTGCATCTGATAACTGCACCTTTACAAGTGATATGGGGCAAACAAGACCAG GACTTTCAGTCTCCTTCAAAGATGAAATAA